AGAAATTGGGAATAGAACACCTGAGAAAGAGAAGCACAGCCGAGCTAAGCGGTGGAGAGAAGCAACTCGTGGCCATCGCCTCAGTCTTAGCTATGAAGCCGGATGTTATCGTGCTGGATGAACCCACAAGCGAGTTAGATCCATTCAGCTCTGCGCGTATTGCTAAGGTGCTGGGAAACCTGAACAGGGAAGGAGTGACTGTGGTAGTTGCTGAGCATAGGCTAGATCTCTTCGCTCCCAAGGCTAATAGGATGATAGTGATTTCCAATGGGAGGATAGTAAGGGAGGGCCATCCTAGGGAGTTGCTTTACAGGGGAGACATATCGCTGCATGGGGTCAGACCCCCCAGCGTGGTCAAGCTCGCTAGGAAGTATGGGGTAATGGGAGCTCAGCCGCTCGCAGTGGGAGAGCTCATAGTTGCTCTGAGGAGGGGTGTCAGGATTGATCGAAGTTGAAGGGGTAACGTTCAAGTA
This genomic window from Thermoproteota archaeon contains:
- a CDS encoding ABC transporter ATP-binding protein, with product MLKIEDVTFRYEGGKRPALSEVSLEIGRGEFLLIAGLSGSGKSTLLRLLNGLIPHFYRGEMKGRVLVDGVDTREASVAQLSKKVGLVFQNPDNQIVTLRVDREIAFGLENLGLPRDEIVERMDEVLKKLGIEHLRKRSTAELSGGEKQLVAIASVLAMKPDVIVLDEPTSELDPFSSARIAKVLGNLNREGVTVVVAEHRLDLFAPKANRMIVISNGRIVREGHPRELLYRGDISLHGVRPPSVVKLARKYGVMGAQPLAVGELIVALRRGVRIDRS